One window of the Aphelocoma coerulescens isolate FSJ_1873_10779 unplaced genomic scaffold, UR_Acoe_1.0 HiC_scaffold_305, whole genome shotgun sequence genome contains the following:
- the LOC138101465 gene encoding serine/threonine-protein kinase PAK 3-like — protein sequence MSAAPGVTDEPHGGTGAVGCGQKGSAEEGERAHQQGQQLLWLPLLLRKMRKRSQMTRSLQLVSIHGLNVQSQASVPAAFLTGNPFLSQLSLDARSAVQRAASPARSAAASTPPRASTSFSSPAQQPEMREEQSLKRLRSIVSLGEPRRKYSAFEELGRGGFGAVYKALDASTGQQVAIKKMALQEEMSEELAVNEIVAMRDSRNPNIVSYLDSYLVDGELWLAMEFMDGGTLYDVVGAVYLEEGQIGAVCRECLQGLHFLHSRRVIHRDVKSCNILVSTDGSVKLADFGLCAQLTPEHDKCSSSVGTPSWMAPEVVRGEAYGPKVDIWSLGIVGLEMVEGEAPYQREPRLRVFELIERNGAPKLQNPRHHSALLRDFLRCCLQTDEDRRWSAQELLKVRKSKAAKSPASCGHLHEGPKRTVGHVTSHADGDKPVLWAHQQGQQLLWLPLLLRKMRKRSQMTRSLQLVSIHGLNVQSQ from the exons ATGTCCGCGGCGCCCGGTGTCACTGACGAGCCGCacggcgggacgggcgctgtcgggtgtggccagaagggcagtgccgaggagggtgagag ggctcaccagcagggtcagcagctcctctggctccctctcttGCTGAGGAAGATGCGGAAGAGGAGCCAAATGACAAGAAGCCTCCAGCTGGTGTCCATCCACGGCCTGAACGTGCAGAGCCA ggcatctgtGCCAGCCGCCTTTCTGACGGGCAATCCTttcttgtcccagctctctcttgaCGCGCGCTCTGCCGTCCAACGTGCCGCTTCACCGGcgcgctctgcagcagccagcactcccccacgtgccagcacttcgttcagcagcccagcccagcagccggagatgagagaggagcagagcctgaagagaCTGA ggaGCATTGTGAGTCTGGGCGAGCCGAGGAGGAAATACTCGGCGTTTGAAGAACTCGGACGAGG gggttttggagctgtttataAAGCCCTCGACGCCAGCACAGGACAACAG GTGGCCATCAAGAAAATGGCTCTTCAAGAGGAGATGTCCGAGGAGCTGGCTGTCAATGAAATCGTGGCCATGAGGGACAGTAGGAACCCCAATATTGTGTCCTACTTAGACAG ctacctggTCGATGGAGAGCTCTGGCTGGCGATGGAGTTCATGGACGGCGGCACGTTGTATGATGTAGTCGGGGCAGTGTACCTCGAGGAAGGACAGATAGGCGCTGTctgtcgggag tgcctgcaaggactgcatttccttcattccCGCCGAGTCATCCACAGAGACGTCAAAAGCTGCAACATTCTTGTGAGCACGGACGGATCTGTCAAACTGG ctgactttggcctctgtgctcagctcacccctgagcacgACAAGTGCAGCTCCAGCGTCGGCACTCCCAGCTGGATGGCGCCAGAAGTCGTGAGAGGAGAAGCCtacggccccaaagtggacatctggtcactggggatcgtggggctggaaatggtggaAGGGGAAGCTCCTTACCAGAGGGAACCCCGTCTCAGG gtttttgaactgatagaaaggaacggggccccaaaactgcaaaacccCAGGCACCACTCGGCTCTCCTGCGCGACTTTCtccgctgctgcctgcagacagacgaggacaggcgctggtctgcccaggaactcctgaaggtaagaaaaagcaaagcggcAAAAAGCCCTGCGAGCTGTGGACACCTGCATGAAGGGCCGAAGAGGACTGTGGGCCAC gtcACCTCACACGCGGATGGAGACAAGCCCGTCCTTTG ggctcaccagcagggtcagcagctcctctggctccctctcttGCTGAGGAAGATGCGGAAGAGGAGCCAAATGACAAGAAGCCTCCAGCTGGTGTCCATCCACGGCCTGAACGTGCAGAGCCAGTAA
- the LOC138101466 gene encoding serine/threonine-protein kinase PAK 3-like, translated as MTASVPAAFLTGNPFLSQLSLDARSAVQRAASPARSAAASTPPRASTSFSSPAQQPEMREEQSLKRLRSIVSLGEPRRKYSAFEELGRGGFGAVYKALDASTGQQVAIKKMALQEEMSEELAVNEIVAMRDSRNPNIVSYLDSYLVDGELWLAMEFMDGGTLYDVVGAVYLEEGQIGAVCRECLQGLHFLHSRRVIHRDVKSCNILVSTDGSVKLADFGLCAQLTPEHDKCSSSVGTPSWMAPEVVRGEAYGPKVDIWSLGIVGLEMVEGEAPYQREPRLRVFELIERNGAPKLQNPRHHSALLRDFLRCCLQTDEDRRWSAQELLKVRKSKAAKSPASCGHLHEGPKRTVGHVTSHADGDKPVLWAHQQGQQLLWLPLLLRKMRKRSQMTRSLQLVSIHGLNVQSQ; from the exons atgac ggcatctgtGCCAGCCGCCTTTCTGACGGGCAATCCTttcttgtcccagctctctcttgaCGCGCGCTCTGCCGTCCAACGTGCCGCTTCACCGGcgcgctctgcagcagccagcactcccccacgtgccagcacttcgttcagcagcccagcccagcagccggagatgagagaggagcagagcctgaagagaCTGA ggaGCATTGTGAGTCTGGGCGAGCCGAGGAGGAAATACTCGGCGTTTGAAGAACTCGGACGAGG gggttttggagctgtttataAAGCCCTCGACGCCAGCACAGGACAACAG GTGGCCATCAAGAAAATGGCTCTTCAAGAGGAGATGTCCGAGGAGCTGGCTGTCAATGAAATCGTGGCCATGAGGGACAGTAGGAACCCCAATATTGTGTCCTACTTAGACAG ctacctggTCGATGGAGAGCTCTGGCTGGCGATGGAGTTCATGGACGGCGGCACGTTGTATGATGTAGTCGGGGCAGTGTACCTCGAGGAAGGACAGATAGGCGCTGTctgtcgggag tgcctgcaaggactgcatttccttcattccCGCCGAGTCATCCACAGAGACGTCAAAAGCTGCAACATTCTTGTGAGCACGGACGGATCTGTCAAACTGG ctgactttggcctctgtgctcagctcacccctgagcacgACAAGTGCAGCTCCAGCGTCGGCACTCCCAGCTGGATGGCGCCAGAAGTCGTGAGAGGAGAAGCCtacggccccaaagtggacatctggtcactggggatcgtggggctggaaatggtggaAGGGGAAGCTCCTTACCAGAGGGAACCCCGTCTCAGG gtttttgaactgatagaaaggaacggggccccaaaactgcaaaacccCAGGCACCACTCGGCTCTCCTGCGCGACTTTCtccgctgctgcctgcagacagacgaggacaggcgctggtctgcccaggaactcctgaaggtaagaaaaagcaaagcggcAAAAAGCCCTGCGAGCTGTGGACACCTGCATGAAGGGCCGAAGAGGACTGTGGGCCAC gtcACCTCACACGCGGATGGAGACAAGCCCGTCCTTTG ggctcaccagcagggtcagcagctcctctggctccctctcttGCTGAGGAAGATGCGGAAGAGGAGCCAAATGACAAGAAGCCTCCAGCTGGTGTCCATCCACGGCCTGAACGTGCAGAGCCAGTAA
- the LOC138101467 gene encoding serine/threonine-protein kinase PAK 3-like — protein sequence MTASVPAAFLTGNPFLSQLSLDARSAVQRAASPARSAAASTPPRASTSFSSPAQQPEMREEQSLKRLRSIVSLGEPRRKYSAFEELGQGGFGAVYKALDASTGQQVAIKKMALQEEMSEELAVNEIVAMRDSRNPNIVSYLDSYLVDGELWLAMEFMDGGTLYDVVGAVYLEEGQIGAVCRECLQGLHFLHSRRVIHRDVKSCNILVSTDGSVKLADFGLCAQLTPEHDKCSSSVGTPSWMAPEVVRGEAYGPKVDIWSLGIVGLEMVEGEAPYQREPRLRVFELIERNGAPKLQNPRHHSALLRDFLRCCLQTDEDRRWSAQELLKVTSHADGDKPVLWAHQQGQQLLWLPLLLRKMRKRSQMTRSLQLVSIHGLNVQSQ from the exons atgac ggcatctgtGCCAGCCGCCTTTCTGACGGGCAATCCTttcttgtcccagctctctcttgaCGCGCGCTCTGCCGTCCAACGTGCCGCTTCACCGGcgcgctctgcagcagccagcactcccccacgtgccagcacttcgttcagcagcccagcccagcagccggagatgagagaggagcagagcctgaagagaCTGA ggaGCATTGTGAGTCTGGGCGAGCCGAGGAGGAAATACTCGGCGTTTGAAGAACTCGGACAAGG gggttttggagctgtttataAAGCCCTCGACGCCAGCACAGGACAACAG GTGGCCATCAAGAAAATGGCTCTTCAAGAGGAGATGTCCGAGGAGCTGGCTGTCAATGAAATCGTGGCCATGAGGGACAGTAGGAACCCCAATATTGTGTCCTACTTAGACAG ctacctggTCGATGGAGAGCTCTGGCTGGCGATGGAGTTCATGGACGGCGGCACGTTGTATGATGTAGTCGGGGCAGTGTACCTCGAGGAAGGACAGATAGGCGCTGTctgtcgggag tgcctgcaaggactgcatttccttcattccCGCCGAGTCATCCACAGAGACGTCAAAAGCTGCAACATTCTTGTGAGCACGGACGGATCTGTCAAACTGG ctgactttggcctctgtgctcagctcacccctgagcacgACAAGTGCAGCTCCAGCGTCGGCACTCCCAGCTGGATGGCGCCAGAAGTCGTGAGAGGAGAAGCCtacggccccaaagtggacatctggtcactggggatcgtggggctggaaatggtggaAGGGGAAGCTCCTTACCAGAGGGAACCCCGTCTCAGG gtttttgaactgatagaaaggaacggggccccaaaactgcaaaacccCAGGCACCACTCGGCTCTCCTGCGCGACTTTCtccgctgctgcctgcagacagacgaggacaggcgctggtctgcccaggaactcctgaag gtcACCTCACACGCGGATGGAGACAAGCCCGTCCTTTG ggctcaccagcagggtcagcagctcctctggctccctctcttGCTGAGGAAGATGCGGAAGAGGAGCCAAATGACAAGAAGCCTCCAGCTGGTGTCCATCCACGGCCTGAACGTGCAGAGCCAGTAA